The proteins below are encoded in one region of Sminthopsis crassicaudata isolate SCR6 chromosome 1, ASM4859323v1, whole genome shotgun sequence:
- the RAB11B gene encoding ras-related protein Rab-11B isoform X2, with protein MTRFSVVLIGDSGVGKSNLLSRFTRNEFNLESKSTIGVEFATRSIQVDGKTIKAQIWDTAGQERYRAITSAYYRGAVGALLVYDIAKHLTYENVERWLKELRDHADNNIVIMLVGNKSDLRHLRAVPTDEARAFAEKNNLSFIETSALDSTNVEEAFKNILTEIYRIVSQKQIADRSAHDESPGNNVVDISVPPTTDGQKSNKLQCCQNL; from the exons ATGACTAGATTTTCAG TTGTGCTGATTGGTGACTCTGGGGTAGGGAAGAGCAACCTCCTTTCACGATTCACTCGAAACGAATTCAATTTGGAGAGTAAGAGTACCATCGGTGTGGAATTTGCTACCAGGAGCATCCAGGTGGATGGGAAGACTATAAAAGCCCAGATCTGGGACACAGCTGGTCAGGAGCGGTACCGGGCAATCACATCAGC GTACTACCGAGGGGCTGTAGGAGCCCTGTTGGTCTATGACATTGCCAAGCACCTGACATATGAGAATGTGGAACGCTGGCTGAAAGAACTCCGTGACCATGCTGACAACAACATTGTCATCATGCTGGTGGGGAACAAGAGTGACCTACGCCATCTCCGTGCTGTGCCCACTGATGAGGCCCGGGCATTCGCAG agaaaaacaatttgtcTTTTATTGAAACGTCAGCCTTGGATTCAACCAATGTGGAAGAAGCCTTTAAGAACATTCTCACAG AGATTTACCGCATCGTATCCCAGAAGCAGATTGCTGACCGCTCTGCACATGATGAATCTCCTGGCAACAATGTGGTAGACATCAGCGTTCCCCCCACCACCGATGGACAGAAATCCAACAAACTCCAGTGCTGCCAGAATCTGTGA
- the RAB11B gene encoding ras-related protein Rab-11B isoform X1 yields the protein MGTRDDEYDYLFKVVLIGDSGVGKSNLLSRFTRNEFNLESKSTIGVEFATRSIQVDGKTIKAQIWDTAGQERYRAITSAYYRGAVGALLVYDIAKHLTYENVERWLKELRDHADNNIVIMLVGNKSDLRHLRAVPTDEARAFAEKNNLSFIETSALDSTNVEEAFKNILTEIYRIVSQKQIADRSAHDESPGNNVVDISVPPTTDGQKSNKLQCCQNL from the exons ATGGGGACCCGGGACGACGAGTACGACTACCTGTTCAAAG TTGTGCTGATTGGTGACTCTGGGGTAGGGAAGAGCAACCTCCTTTCACGATTCACTCGAAACGAATTCAATTTGGAGAGTAAGAGTACCATCGGTGTGGAATTTGCTACCAGGAGCATCCAGGTGGATGGGAAGACTATAAAAGCCCAGATCTGGGACACAGCTGGTCAGGAGCGGTACCGGGCAATCACATCAGC GTACTACCGAGGGGCTGTAGGAGCCCTGTTGGTCTATGACATTGCCAAGCACCTGACATATGAGAATGTGGAACGCTGGCTGAAAGAACTCCGTGACCATGCTGACAACAACATTGTCATCATGCTGGTGGGGAACAAGAGTGACCTACGCCATCTCCGTGCTGTGCCCACTGATGAGGCCCGGGCATTCGCAG agaaaaacaatttgtcTTTTATTGAAACGTCAGCCTTGGATTCAACCAATGTGGAAGAAGCCTTTAAGAACATTCTCACAG AGATTTACCGCATCGTATCCCAGAAGCAGATTGCTGACCGCTCTGCACATGATGAATCTCCTGGCAACAATGTGGTAGACATCAGCGTTCCCCCCACCACCGATGGACAGAAATCCAACAAACTCCAGTGCTGCCAGAATCTGTGA
- the ANGPTL4 gene encoding angiopoietin-related protein 4, whose protein sequence is MRCAPSTGAALVLCAATAGLLGAAAASRSEVRPGPPELRVPPAGPEAKYASWDEVNVIAHGLLQLGHGLREHVERTQGQVNDIYRRLQARDPACDDPLRRARHSPEGSQPQSPEGSRANSAAEGADSPLEPKDAARPKSELRPLETNDDQAVETGAGGAAWRAVRNLQTQLRAQNSRIEELFQKVAQQQQHLEKQNLKIQTLQSKLQGLTPLQLGQIPLRPMGKKNTQKMARHIRPVPKSSDKPKLPQDCHQLFLGGERQSGLFQIQPQGSLPFLVNCKMTPEGGWTVIQRRLNGSVDFNQPWEAYKSGFGDPNGEFWLGLEKVHHITGDRGSRLAVQLLDWEGNAQSVQIPFHLGGEDTAYSLKLTGPVAGELGPATEDGLSLPFSTWDRDHDLRTDLNCAKNLSGGWWFSTCGHSNLNGKYFHSLPRQRHQRKQGIFWKTWRGRYYPLQATTMLIQPTEVAMS, encoded by the exons ATGCGCTGTGCCCCAAGTACCGGAGCTGCGCTGGTGCTCTGTGCCGCCACGGCGGGGCTGCTGGGCGCAGCCGCTGCCAGCCGCAGCGAAGTCCGCCCCGGGCCCCCCGAGCTCCGAGTGCCCCCCGCCGGGCCCGAGGCCAAGTATGCCTCGTGGGACGAGGTGAACGTGATCGCTCACGGTCTCCTGCAGCTCGGACACGGGCTTCGGGAGCACGTGGAGCGGACGCAGGGCCAGGTGAACGACATCTACCGCCGGCTCCAAGCCCGGGATCCCGCCTGCGACGACCCTCTGCGCCGTGCCCGTCACAGCCCCGAGGGCAGCCAGCCGCAGAGCCCCGAAGGGAGCCGGGCGAACTCGGCCGCGGAAGGCGCAGACAGCCCCTTGGAGCCGAAAGACGCAGCCCGACCGAAGAGCGAGCTCCGGCCGCTGGAAACGAATGATGACCAGGCTGTGGAGACCGGCGCTGGGGGGGCCGCCTGGAGAGCGGTGCGCAACCTGCAG ACCCAGCTTCGAGCTCAGAACAGCAGAATTGAGGAACTGTTTCAGAAAGTGGCCCAGCAACAGCAGCACCTGGAAAAGCAGAACCTGAAGATTCAAACGCTGCAGAGCAAG CTCCAGGGCCTGACTCCTTTGCAGCTGGGACAGATACCACTAAGGCCTATGGGAAAGAAGAATACCCAGAAAATGGCCCGACACATTCGTCCTGTCCCCAAAAGCAGTGACAAGCCTA AGCTGCCCCAGGATTGCCATCAACTCTTTCTGGGTGGAGAACGCCAGAGTGGACTcttccaaattcagcctcaaggCTCCTTACCTTTCCTGGTGAACTGCAAGATGACTCCAG AGGGTGGCTGGACAGTGATTCAGAGACGCCTGAATGGCTCAGTGGACTTTAACCAGCCTTGGGAGGCCTACAAGTCAGGCTTTGGAGACCCTAATG GGGAATTTTGGCTGGGTCTGGAGAAGGTTCATCATATCACTGGAGACCGAGGAAGTCGTCTTGCTGTGCAGCTGTTAGACTGGGAGGGCAATGCCCAGTCTGTCCAGATCCCTTTCCACTTGGGAGGAGAGGATACAGCCTATAGCTTGAAGCTCACAGGGCCAGTTGCTGGAGAGCTGGGTCCAGCCACAGAAGATGGACTATCTTTACCCTTCTCTACTTGGGACCGTGATCATGACCTCAGGACAGACCTGAACTGTGCCAAGAACCTCTCTG GGGGCTGGTGGTTCAGTACTTGTGGCCACTCCAACCTCAATGGGAAGTATTTTCACTCCCTTCCCCGGCAGCGGCACCAGAGGAAGCAGGGCATCTTCTGGAAAACTTGGCGGGGACGCTACTACCCCCTGCAGGCCACCACCATGCTGATCCAGCCCACAGAGGTTGCCATGTCTTAG